AGCGTGCCGGCCGCCGCCTCCAGCCTGCGGTCTACCGCCTCGATGGAAAGGCGGATGGCGCGCACCATCAGCGGAAACGCCATCACCGCGCAGGCGAGCGCCGCGCCCGTCCAGCGGAAGGAGAAGACGATGCCGAAATGCTCGTAGAGGAACGCCCCCACCGGCCCGCGCCGGCCGAAGGTCAGCAACAGCAGGTAGCCGGTGACGACCGGCGGCAGGATCAGCGGCAGGTGGACGAGGCCGTTCAGCGCCGCCTTGCCCCAGAACTCCTTGCGCGCCAGCACATAGGCGACGACGATGCCGAGCGGCAGGCTCGCCACCGTCGCCCATATCGAGACCCGGATGGAGAGCCGGACCGCGTCCCACTCGCTCGGGCTAAGGTCCAGCCACCACCCCATATCCGCCACGACTGCTTTTCCCCCGTCCGCTGGCTGTTCTCAGTTGGCCGTCAATACGGTGAAACCCTGCTCCTCGAACAGCCCCCTGGCGGTGTCCGTCTTGAGGTAGTCGAGGAAGGCGGCGGCGTCCGTGGCCTTAGCCTCGGCGGTCAGCGCCGCCGGGTAGATGATCGGGTCGTGGGTGTCCTGCGGGAAGGTGCCGACGATCCTGACCGCCGGGTCGGCGGCGGCGTCGGTCTGGTAGACGATGCCGAGCGGGGCCTCGCCTGCGGCGACGAGCGCGAGCGCGGCGCGCACGTTCTCGGCCTGCGCCACCCTGGGCGCGACCGCGTCCCACACGCCGAGCTTCTCCAGCGCCGCCTTGCCGTATTTGCCGGCCGGGACGGAATCGGTGTTGGCCATGGCGAGACGCTCGTCGCCCAGCGTGCCGGCGAGATCGAAGCCGGGCGCGATCTCGATCTCGGTGGTGGAATCGGCCGGCGCGACCAGCACGATGCGGTTGCCGAGAAGCTGCACCTCGGTGTCCTTCTGCGTCAGGTTCTTCTCCGACAGATAGTCCATCCAGGCGAGGTCGGCCGAGATGAACACGTCGGCCGGCGCGCCTTCCTCGATCTGCTTGGCCAGCGCCGAGCTGCCGGCATAGGAGATCGTCGCCTCCTTGCCGCTGTCGGCCTTCCAGGCGGCGTTGATGTTGTCGAGCGCGTTCTTCAGGCTCGCGGCCGCGAAGACGGTGACGGTGTCCTGCGCCAGCGCGGCCGGCAGCGGCGCTGCCAGCATCGCGGCGAGACCGGCGGCGAGCGCGACCATGCGCGTGGTGAAGCGTCTGCGGTTCAGCATCGGATAACCCCTTGAAAGATGGCGCCGCGGGATGCGGCGCGGGAAGGATTGGATATATTCATACGTATATATCCAATCCCCATCAAGGGCGGATTGACAGAGCTCAAACGACGCCGAAGCGCAGCAGATATGTTCGATCGGAAATATCGAAACGGCCGTGGATCGCCCGCCGGAGGCGTCGGCGGGTCAGGCCGCGCTGGCCTGTCCCGCCTCCCAGCCGAGCATGGCGCGCTTGCGCGTCAGGCCCCAGTGGTAGCCGGTCAGCGCCCCGGTCTTGCCGAGCGCCCGGTGGCACGGCACCACGAACGAGACCGGGTTGGCGCCGATGGCCGCGCCGACCGCCCGGCTTGCCGCCGGCCGGCCGATCTCGGCGGCGATGGACGAATAGGTGCGCGCCTGGTTCATCGGAATCTTCAGCAGCGCCTCCCACACCCGGACCTGGAAGTCGGTGCCGATCAGCACCACGCGCAGCGGCTCGTCCGGCCGCCAGCGGGCGGGGTCGAAGATGCGCGCGGCATAGGGCGCGGTCGCCGCCGAATCCTCGGCATAGGACGCGTTCGGCCAGCGGCTGGCCATGTCCTCGAACGCCTCGCGCTCGGCCCCGGCGTCGCAGAAGGCCAGCCCCGCCAGCCCGCGCTCGGTGATCATCAGCAGCGCGGTGCCGAAAGGCGAGGGGTGATAGCCGTAGCGGATGGCGAGGCCCTGGCCGCGGCTCTTGTAGTCGCCCGGCGACATCGCCTCGTGGGTGACGAAGAGGTCGTGCAGCCGCCCCGGCCCCGACATGCCGACCTCGAAGGCGGCCTCGAGCAGGGGCAGCCCCTCGTCGAGCAGGTGGCGCGCATGGTCGAGCGTGACCGCCTGAAGGAAGCCCTTGGGCGACAGGCCGGCCCAGCGGGTGAACAGCTTCTGCAGGCCGGTCGGCGTCTCGCCGACATCGGCGGCGAGCTCCTCCAGCGACGGCTGGTCGCGATAGTCGAGGCTGATCTTCTCGATCACCCGGCGTACGGTCTCGTAGTCCGGCCCGGTCGGGGTGATGTCGCGTTCGAGGATCGCGGTGGGGGTGTTGATGTTCATGGCGAAGTCTCCTTGACCGGCAATATCGTGCCGGAAAGTGCCTTTCGCCACCCGATTCCTGCGCGGGTATGCCCTATCTCAGCTTCGCCGTCGCCAGCGCCCGGCCGAAGGCGGTGGCGAAGCTCTCGCGGTCGTCGGGGTTGAGGAAGGAACCGATGGCCACCCTGCGCCCCTCGCCCTCGACCGCCATGCCTGTGATGCCGATCTCCTCGTGGCGGGCGACGTTGAAACGGGTCCAGAACGGGTTGAACCGGTGCGCCTGCCGCCGGCCCGAAGGCGCGACCTTGACGATGTCGAGCGCGGTGCGCGACACCGACACCTCCTCGCGCACCCGCGCGGCGCGGTAGTTGAAATGGAAGGCGAGGTAGAGGGCGAGGACGTCGAGGCCGAAGAAGCCGAACACCGGCCACGCGCCCATCGACAGGAACGCCGCCCCGGTCGTCAGCCACACCGCGGCGCACAGCCCCATCAGGATCAGGAAGCCCTTGCGGCCGAGCGAGCGGTACGGCACCAGCAAGGCGCGGAAAAAGGGTTCGTCTGCGGCTTTCATCTCGGCCATGGAGCCGAGTATAGAGAAGCCATGCGAAACCCCAAGGATAAAATCGCCGGCAAGACGGCTCCTGCCGATACGGAAGGCCGCGCCGTGCGCCCCAACGCGCTGGCGAAGCCCCGCCCGAGCCCCAAGCGGCCGCCTTTGACGCTCTACACCCCGGCCGAGATCGAGGAGATCTTCCGCCGCTTCTCGGTCCAGCGGCCCGCGCCGAAGGGCGAGCTCGACTACATCAACGCCTTCACCCTTCTGGTGGCGGTGGTCCTGTCGGCGCAGGCGACCGATGTCGGCGTCAACAAGGCGACCGGGCCGCTCTTTGCCGTCGCCGACACGCCGCAGAAGATGCTGGCGCTGGGCGAGGAGAAGGTGGGCGCCTATATCCGCACCATCGGCCTGTGGCGCAACAAGGCGAAGAACGTGATCGCGCTCAGCGAGGCGCTGATCCGCGATCATGGCGGCGAGGTGCCCGGCACGCGCGAGGCGTTGACCGCGCTGCCCGGCGTCGGCCGCAAGACCGCCAATGTGGTGCTCAACATCTTCTTCGGCGAGCCGACCATGGCGGTCGACACCCACATCTTCCGCATCGGCAACCGCATCGGCCTCGCCCCGGGCAAGACG
The window above is part of the Aquamicrobium sp. genome. Proteins encoded here:
- a CDS encoding DUF2244 domain-containing protein, whose translation is MAEMKAADEPFFRALLVPYRSLGRKGFLILMGLCAAVWLTTGAAFLSMGAWPVFGFFGLDVLALYLAFHFNYRAARVREEVSVSRTALDIVKVAPSGRRQAHRFNPFWTRFNVARHEEIGITGMAVEGEGRRVAIGSFLNPDDRESFATAFGRALATAKLR
- the modA gene encoding molybdate ABC transporter substrate-binding protein — encoded protein: MLNRRRFTTRMVALAAGLAAMLAAPLPAALAQDTVTVFAAASLKNALDNINAAWKADSGKEATISYAGSSALAKQIEEGAPADVFISADLAWMDYLSEKNLTQKDTEVQLLGNRIVLVAPADSTTEIEIAPGFDLAGTLGDERLAMANTDSVPAGKYGKAALEKLGVWDAVAPRVAQAENVRAALALVAAGEAPLGIVYQTDAAADPAVRIVGTFPQDTHDPIIYPAALTAEAKATDAAAFLDYLKTDTARGLFEEQGFTVLTAN
- a CDS encoding methylated-DNA--[protein]-cysteine S-methyltransferase; its protein translation is MNTPTAILERDITPTGPDYETVRRVIEKISLDYRDQPSLEELAADVGETPTGLQKLFTRWAGLSPKGFLQAVTLDHARHLLDEGLPLLEAAFEVGMSGPGRLHDLFVTHEAMSPGDYKSRGQGLAIRYGYHPSPFGTALLMITERGLAGLAFCDAGAEREAFEDMASRWPNASYAEDSAATAPYAARIFDPARWRPDEPLRVVLIGTDFQVRVWEALLKIPMNQARTYSSIAAEIGRPAASRAVGAAIGANPVSFVVPCHRALGKTGALTGYHWGLTRKRAMLGWEAGQASAA
- the nth gene encoding endonuclease III yields the protein MRNPKDKIAGKTAPADTEGRAVRPNALAKPRPSPKRPPLTLYTPAEIEEIFRRFSVQRPAPKGELDYINAFTLLVAVVLSAQATDVGVNKATGPLFAVADTPQKMLALGEEKVGAYIRTIGLWRNKAKNVIALSEALIRDHGGEVPGTREALTALPGVGRKTANVVLNIFFGEPTMAVDTHIFRIGNRIGLAPGKTPEQVEATLVRVIPPHYMRHAHHWLILHGRYVCKARKPDCPACVIADICKSPEKTTSIPAPLVEIEPAAAAAG
- the modB gene encoding molybdate ABC transporter permease subunit produces the protein MGWWLDLSPSEWDAVRLSIRVSIWATVASLPLGIVVAYVLARKEFWGKAALNGLVHLPLILPPVVTGYLLLLTFGRRGPVGAFLYEHFGIVFSFRWTGAALACAVMAFPLMVRAIRLSIEAVDRRLEAAAGTLGASPLWVFATVTLPLILPGIITGMILAFAKAMGEFGATITFVSNIPGETQTLPSAIYTFTQVPGGNAGAMRLTAISIVIAMTALVASEALARRVAARLDVK